One window of Curtobacterium sp. 458 genomic DNA carries:
- the thrS gene encoding threonine--tRNA ligase, with translation MFDGVRGVVAIRVAGVLKDLDAEVHEGDLVEPVTLDEQDGLDILRHSAAHVLAQAVQQINPDAKLGIGPPVTDGYYYDFDVADPFTPEDLKAIEKGMDRIIRQAQRFRRVVVTDEEARERMAGEPYKQELIGLKGAADTGDSGESVEVGAGELTVYENVDPKTGEVVWQDLCRGPHVPHTRWIGNASKLMRVAAAYWRGSEKNPQLQRVYGTAWPDKDQLKAYLVRLEEAAKRDHRKLGAELDLFSFPDEIGSGLAIFHPKGGIIRREMEDYSRRRHEQEGYSFVYTPHITKGDLFEQSGHLGWYKDGMFPAMHMDEARDEDGNVTRQGADYYLKPMNCPMHILAYRSQARSYRDLPLRMFEFGTVYRNEKSGVIHGLTRVRGMTQDDAHIFTTQEKMKEELTTTLEFVLSLLRDYGLDDFYLELSTKDPEKYVGEDEVWEVATNTLREVAEESGLELVPDPAGAAFYGPKISVQARDAIGRTWQMSTVQLDFNLPERFELEYTAPDGSRQRPVMIHRALFGSIERFFGVLTEHYAGAFPAWLSPVQVVGIPVAAEYGDYLDEVISKLRSHGVRAEVDHSDDRMQKKIRTHTKAKVPFQLIAGGDDRDAGAVSFRFRDGRQDNAVPVDEAVDRILTAIRDRAQV, from the coding sequence CTGTTCGACGGAGTCCGCGGCGTGGTCGCGATCCGTGTCGCCGGGGTGCTGAAGGACCTCGACGCCGAGGTGCACGAGGGTGACCTCGTCGAGCCCGTCACCCTCGACGAGCAGGACGGCCTCGACATCCTCCGCCACTCCGCCGCGCACGTGCTCGCGCAGGCCGTGCAGCAGATCAACCCCGACGCGAAGCTCGGCATCGGACCGCCCGTCACGGACGGCTACTACTACGACTTCGACGTCGCCGACCCCTTCACGCCGGAGGACCTCAAGGCGATCGAGAAGGGCATGGACCGGATCATCCGGCAGGCCCAGCGCTTCCGTCGCGTCGTCGTGACCGACGAGGAAGCCCGTGAGCGCATGGCGGGGGAGCCCTACAAGCAGGAGCTCATCGGCCTCAAGGGCGCCGCGGACACCGGTGACTCGGGCGAGAGCGTCGAGGTCGGTGCCGGCGAGCTCACGGTGTACGAGAACGTCGACCCGAAGACCGGCGAGGTCGTGTGGCAGGACCTCTGCCGCGGTCCGCACGTGCCGCACACCCGGTGGATCGGCAACGCGTCCAAGCTCATGCGCGTCGCGGCGGCGTACTGGCGCGGCTCGGAGAAGAACCCGCAGCTGCAGCGTGTGTACGGCACCGCGTGGCCCGACAAGGACCAGCTGAAGGCGTACCTGGTCCGGCTCGAGGAAGCCGCCAAGCGCGACCACCGCAAGCTCGGTGCCGAGCTCGACCTCTTCTCGTTCCCGGACGAGATCGGTTCCGGCCTCGCGATCTTCCACCCGAAGGGCGGCATCATCCGCCGCGAGATGGAGGACTACTCGCGTCGCCGGCACGAGCAGGAGGGCTACTCGTTCGTCTACACGCCGCACATCACCAAGGGCGACCTGTTCGAGCAGTCGGGTCACCTCGGCTGGTACAAGGACGGCATGTTCCCGGCCATGCACATGGACGAGGCACGCGACGAGGACGGCAACGTCACCCGTCAGGGCGCGGACTACTACCTCAAGCCGATGAACTGCCCGATGCACATCCTCGCGTACCGCTCGCAGGCCCGCTCCTACCGCGACCTGCCGCTCCGGATGTTCGAGTTCGGCACCGTGTACCGCAACGAGAAGTCCGGCGTGATCCACGGCCTCACCCGCGTCCGGGGCATGACCCAGGACGACGCCCACATCTTCACCACGCAGGAGAAGATGAAGGAGGAGCTCACCACGACCCTCGAGTTCGTGCTCTCGCTCCTGCGCGACTACGGCCTCGACGACTTCTACCTCGAACTCTCCACGAAGGACCCGGAGAAGTACGTCGGTGAGGACGAGGTGTGGGAGGTCGCGACGAACACCCTGCGCGAGGTCGCCGAGGAGTCCGGGCTCGAGCTCGTCCCCGACCCCGCCGGCGCGGCGTTCTACGGCCCGAAGATCTCCGTGCAGGCGCGGGACGCCATCGGCCGCACCTGGCAGATGTCGACCGTCCAGCTCGACTTCAACCTGCCGGAACGGTTCGAGCTCGAGTACACCGCGCCCGACGGATCCCGCCAGCGCCCGGTGATGATCCACCGTGCCCTCTTCGGTTCGATCGAGCGGTTCTTCGGCGTCCTCACCGAGCACTACGCCGGCGCGTTCCCGGCGTGGCTGTCCCCGGTGCAGGTCGTCGGGATCCCGGTCGCGGCGGAGTACGGCGACTACCTCGACGAGGTCATCTCGAAGCTCCGCTCGCACGGCGTCCGCGCCGAGGTCGACCACTCCGACGACCGCATGCAGAAGAAGATCCGCACGCACACCAAGGCGAAGGTGCCGTTCCAGCTGATCGCGGGCGGCGACGACCGCGACGCCGGAGCCGTGTCGTTCCGCTTCCGCGATGGTCGGCAGGACAACGCCGTGCCGGTCGACGAGGCGGTCGACCGCATCCTGACCGCGATCCGCGACCGCGCGCAGGTCTGA
- a CDS encoding YebC/PmpR family DNA-binding transcriptional regulator, giving the protein MSGHSKWATTKHKKAVIDQRRAKSFAKLIKNIEVAAKMGGADLSGNPTLVDAVQKAKKTSVPNDNIDRAIKRGAGLTGESIEYTTIMYEGYGPNGVAMLIECLTDNKNRAAAEVRTAMSRNGGTMADPGSVAYNFSRKGVISVTKTDGLDEDTVMGAVLDAGVEDVIDQGGGFEVITEATDLVAARTALQDAGIDYDSADAEFVPGLKVPVDAETARKVFRLIDALEDSDDVQNVYSNFDIPADVQAELDEDEGE; this is encoded by the coding sequence GTGTCCGGGCATTCCAAGTGGGCAACGACCAAGCACAAGAAGGCGGTCATCGACCAGCGCCGTGCCAAGTCGTTCGCCAAGCTCATCAAGAACATCGAGGTCGCCGCGAAGATGGGCGGCGCCGACCTGTCGGGGAACCCGACCCTGGTCGACGCCGTGCAGAAGGCGAAGAAGACCTCGGTGCCGAACGACAACATCGACCGCGCCATCAAGCGCGGTGCCGGTCTCACCGGTGAGTCGATCGAGTACACGACGATCATGTACGAGGGTTACGGCCCGAACGGCGTCGCGATGCTGATCGAGTGCCTCACGGACAACAAGAACCGTGCCGCGGCCGAGGTCCGGACGGCGATGTCGCGCAACGGTGGCACCATGGCCGACCCGGGCAGCGTCGCGTACAACTTCTCCCGCAAGGGCGTCATCTCGGTCACGAAGACCGACGGCCTCGACGAGGACACCGTGATGGGTGCCGTGCTCGACGCCGGTGTCGAGGACGTCATCGACCAGGGCGGCGGCTTCGAGGTCATCACCGAGGCGACCGACCTCGTCGCGGCCCGCACGGCCCTGCAGGACGCCGGCATCGACTACGACTCGGCCGACGCCGAGTTCGTCCCGGGGCTCAAGGTCCCGGTCGACGCCGAGACCGCCCGCAAGGTGTTCCGGCTGATCGACGCGCTCGAGGACTCGGACGACGTGCAGAACGTCTACTCGAACTTCGACATCCCCGCGGACGTCCAGGCCGAGCTCGACGAGGACGAGGGCGAGTAG
- the ruvA gene encoding Holliday junction branch migration protein RuvA — translation MIASLRGTCIDVAGSSVVIEVGGVGYAVTVTPAHALTMRHGAEVFVRTAMIVREDEHLLFGFETTDALRVFDLLRSVSGVGPKSALGVLAHLDPGQIATAVANEDDAAFRKVSGIGPKTAKLITVALAGKLAAFEQPTAAAAGSTPGAHPASEDVVVALVGLGWREDAARAAVDAVVTEDPAAATFGTQALLRAALGALRPAGAGR, via the coding sequence ATGATCGCGAGTCTCCGGGGCACCTGCATCGACGTCGCCGGATCGAGCGTGGTGATCGAGGTCGGGGGAGTCGGCTACGCCGTCACCGTCACGCCCGCGCACGCCCTGACGATGCGCCACGGGGCCGAGGTCTTCGTGCGCACCGCGATGATCGTGCGTGAGGACGAACACCTCCTGTTCGGTTTCGAGACGACCGACGCACTCCGCGTGTTCGACCTCCTCCGCAGCGTGTCCGGTGTGGGGCCGAAGTCCGCTCTCGGGGTGCTCGCCCACCTGGACCCGGGGCAGATCGCCACCGCCGTCGCGAACGAGGACGACGCTGCGTTCCGCAAGGTGTCCGGCATCGGGCCGAAGACCGCGAAGCTCATCACCGTCGCCCTGGCCGGCAAGCTCGCCGCGTTCGAGCAGCCCACCGCGGCGGCGGCAGGTTCGACGCCCGGTGCGCACCCCGCGTCGGAGGACGTCGTCGTCGCCCTCGTCGGCCTCGGTTGGCGTGAGGACGCGGCGCGCGCTGCGGTCGACGCCGTCGTCACCGAGGACCCGGCCGCCGCGACGTTCGGCACCCAGGCGCTCCTCCGCGCCGCCCTCGGGGCCCTCCGACCGGCCGGAGCGGGCCGATGA
- the ruvB gene encoding Holliday junction branch migration DNA helicase RuvB, with translation MSGITAAGAESQEELAFEGALRPRSLDEFVGQRKVRGQLDLLLKAAAMQERTPDHILMAGPPGLGKTTLAMIVAHESGRPLRMSSGPAIQHAGDLAAVLSSLVPGEVLFIDEIHRMARSAEEMLYLAMEDFRIDVMVGKGAGATSIPLDLAPFTLVGATTRAGLLPNPLRDRFGFTAHLEFYEKDELEQVLIRAAHLLELDIDRSALREIAGRSRGTPRIANRLLRRVRDFTLVHRPRDGMAAVQGALELYDVDELGLDRLDRAVVETMLTRFDGGPVGLNTLAVSVGEESETIESVVEPFLVRLGLVTRTPRGRIATPQAWRHFGMTPGQSSAGPALFGDDD, from the coding sequence ATGAGCGGCATCACGGCCGCCGGGGCGGAGTCGCAGGAGGAACTCGCCTTCGAAGGCGCCCTCCGCCCCCGTTCCCTCGACGAGTTCGTGGGACAGCGCAAGGTCCGCGGTCAGCTCGACCTGCTGCTCAAGGCGGCGGCGATGCAGGAGCGCACACCCGACCACATCCTGATGGCGGGGCCGCCCGGACTCGGCAAGACCACCCTCGCGATGATCGTCGCGCACGAGTCCGGCCGGCCACTGCGGATGTCGAGCGGTCCGGCGATCCAGCACGCCGGCGACCTCGCAGCCGTGCTCTCGTCACTGGTGCCGGGTGAAGTCCTGTTCATCGACGAGATCCACCGCATGGCACGGTCGGCGGAAGAGATGCTCTACCTCGCGATGGAGGACTTCCGGATCGACGTCATGGTCGGCAAGGGAGCCGGCGCGACGAGCATCCCGCTCGACCTCGCACCGTTCACGCTGGTCGGCGCGACGACCCGGGCCGGCCTGTTGCCGAACCCGCTGCGGGACCGGTTCGGCTTCACCGCACACCTCGAGTTCTACGAGAAGGACGAGCTGGAGCAGGTGCTCATCCGTGCGGCGCACCTGCTCGAGCTCGACATCGACCGCTCCGCCCTCCGCGAGATCGCCGGACGCTCCCGTGGCACCCCGCGCATCGCGAACCGGTTGCTCCGACGCGTCCGCGACTTCACGCTGGTCCACCGTCCCCGCGACGGCATGGCCGCGGTGCAGGGCGCCCTCGAGCTGTACGACGTCGACGAACTCGGCCTTGACCGACTCGACCGGGCCGTGGTCGAGACGATGCTGACCCGGTTCGACGGCGGGCCCGTGGGGTTGAACACGCTCGCGGTGTCCGTCGGCGAAGAATCCGAGACGATCGAGTCGGTCGTCGAGCCGTTCCTCGTCCGGCTCGGTCTCGTCACCCGCACCCCCCGCGGTCGGATCGCGACGCCGCAGGCATGGCGGCACTTCGGCATGACGCCGGGGCAGTCGAGCGCCGGTCCCGCACTCTTCGGCGACGACGACTGA
- the pdxS gene encoding pyridoxal 5'-phosphate synthase lyase subunit PdxS yields the protein MSDSSSTPSTPGTSITGSDRVKRGLAEMLKGGVIMDVVDAEQARIAEEAGATAVMALERVPADIRAQGGVARMSDPSMIEEIIAAVSIPVMAKARIGHFVEAQVLQELGVDYIDESEVLSPADYVNHIDKWNFTTPFVCGATNLGEALRRITEGAAMIRSKGEAGTGDVSEATKHIRTINKEIAALRHLKEDELYVAAKELQAPFDVVKEVAQTGKLPVVLFTAGGVATPADAAMMMQLGADGVFVGSGIFKSGDPAKRAAAIVKATTFHDDPKVIAEVSRGLGEAMVGINVADVPAPHRLAERGW from the coding sequence ATGAGCGACAGCAGCAGCACCCCGAGCACCCCCGGCACCTCGATCACCGGCTCCGACCGCGTCAAGCGCGGCCTCGCGGAGATGCTCAAGGGCGGCGTCATCATGGACGTCGTCGACGCCGAGCAGGCCCGCATCGCCGAGGAAGCCGGCGCCACCGCCGTCATGGCGCTCGAGCGCGTCCCCGCCGACATCCGGGCACAGGGCGGCGTCGCCCGCATGTCCGACCCGTCCATGATCGAGGAGATCATCGCCGCGGTGTCGATCCCCGTCATGGCGAAGGCCCGCATCGGACACTTCGTCGAGGCGCAGGTGCTGCAGGAGCTCGGCGTCGACTACATCGACGAGTCCGAGGTGCTCTCGCCCGCCGACTACGTCAACCACATCGACAAGTGGAACTTCACCACGCCCTTCGTCTGCGGCGCGACCAACCTCGGTGAGGCCCTCCGTCGCATCACCGAGGGCGCGGCCATGATCCGCTCCAAGGGCGAGGCCGGCACCGGCGACGTGTCCGAGGCCACCAAGCACATCCGCACGATCAACAAGGAGATCGCTGCCCTCCGTCACCTCAAGGAGGACGAGCTCTACGTCGCCGCGAAGGAGCTCCAGGCGCCGTTCGACGTCGTCAAGGAGGTCGCGCAGACCGGCAAGCTCCCCGTGGTGCTCTTCACCGCGGGTGGCGTGGCCACCCCGGCCGACGCCGCGATGATGATGCAGCTCGGCGCGGACGGCGTCTTCGTCGGCTCCGGCATCTTCAAATCGGGCGACCCGGCCAAGCGCGCGGCCGCGATCGTCAAGGCCACGACCTTCCACGACGACCCGAAGGTCATCGCCGAGGTCTCCCGCGGGCTCGGTGAGGCCATGGTGGGCATCAACGTCGCCGACGTCCCCGCGCCGCACCGCCTGGCCGAGCGTGGCTGGTAG
- a CDS encoding preprotein translocase subunit YajC, with protein sequence MGQEVILIVIVVAFAAFMFYNSRKRKKQQAELATKMVPGAQVMLSFGLYGKLLSVDDEKVTAEVEVAPGTIVTVHRQTLSRVVDATADDVDTAVTPEDEPKHVTELNGQPVVDDQAPAYGERTDEPNRKNDN encoded by the coding sequence ATGGGTCAAGAAGTCATCCTCATCGTCATCGTCGTGGCGTTCGCGGCCTTCATGTTCTACAACAGCCGGAAGCGCAAGAAGCAGCAGGCGGAGCTCGCCACCAAGATGGTCCCGGGCGCGCAGGTCATGTTGTCCTTCGGCCTCTACGGCAAGCTCCTCTCGGTCGATGACGAGAAGGTCACCGCCGAGGTCGAGGTCGCCCCGGGCACGATCGTGACCGTGCACCGCCAGACGCTCTCCCGCGTCGTGGACGCGACCGCCGACGACGTCGACACCGCCGTCACGCCGGAGGACGAGCCGAAGCACGTCACCGAGCTCAACGGCCAGCCGGTCGTCGACGACCAGGCCCCGGCCTACGGTGAGCGCACCGACGAGCCGAACCGCAAGAACGACAACTGA
- the ruvC gene encoding crossover junction endodeoxyribonuclease RuvC, giving the protein MLRVLGVDPGLTRCGVGVVEVAPNRRARLVHVTVVRTPADMALEQRLLRIADGIAAEIDEHRPQAVAVERVFAQANVRTVMGTAQAAGLALHAAAARGLPVGLHTPSEVKAAITGYGNADKRQVQTMVAAVLGLAEAPKPADAADALALAVCHAWRLGSPDQAGSGPSSLTPAQRAWRDAQQGTGADSPLARAAAAAARGGSRGVARGAGATSVGGPRLGA; this is encoded by the coding sequence GTGCTCCGGGTGCTCGGGGTCGACCCCGGGCTCACCCGGTGCGGCGTCGGCGTGGTCGAGGTCGCACCGAACCGGCGCGCCCGGCTCGTGCACGTGACCGTCGTCCGGACACCGGCGGACATGGCCCTCGAGCAGCGCCTCCTCCGGATCGCGGACGGCATCGCCGCCGAGATCGACGAGCACCGTCCACAAGCGGTCGCCGTCGAGCGGGTCTTCGCGCAGGCGAACGTCCGCACCGTGATGGGCACCGCGCAGGCGGCGGGCCTGGCACTGCACGCGGCGGCGGCACGCGGCCTGCCGGTCGGGCTGCACACCCCGTCCGAGGTCAAGGCGGCGATCACCGGGTACGGCAACGCCGACAAGCGACAGGTGCAGACGATGGTCGCCGCCGTGCTCGGCCTCGCCGAGGCGCCGAAGCCCGCGGACGCCGCGGACGCCCTCGCCCTCGCGGTGTGCCACGCCTGGAGGCTCGGATCGCCAGACCAGGCCGGGTCCGGTCCGTCGTCGCTCACCCCGGCGCAGCGTGCCTGGCGGGACGCGCAGCAGGGCACCGGCGCCGACTCGCCCCTGGCCCGAGCGGCGGCCGCCGCGGCGCGTGGCGGCTCGCGCGGCGTCGCGCGTGGTGCGGGGGCAACGTCGGTGGGCGGCCCTAGGCTCGGAGCATGA
- the pdxT gene encoding pyridoxal 5'-phosphate synthase glutaminase subunit PdxT: MAGSPTAHPRIGVLALQGDFREHIASLTELGADVVPLRRPEEIASLDGVVVPGGESSVMDKLSRAFGVAEPLADAIRGGLPTYGTCAGMIMLSSRIAAGIPGQQTLDVLDTTVRRNAFGSQNDSFEIDIPMPELGEAPVHAVFIRAPVVEEHGPGVEVLGALPDGQVVAVQQGNVIASAFHPEVAGEDRFHRRFLDLVHSV, from the coding sequence GTGGCTGGTAGTCCGACCGCGCACCCGCGCATCGGCGTCCTCGCGCTCCAGGGCGACTTCCGCGAGCACATCGCGTCGCTGACCGAACTCGGCGCCGACGTCGTGCCGCTCCGCCGTCCGGAGGAGATCGCGTCGCTCGACGGCGTGGTCGTCCCCGGCGGCGAGTCGAGCGTCATGGACAAGCTCTCGCGTGCGTTCGGTGTCGCGGAGCCGCTGGCCGACGCCATCCGCGGTGGTCTCCCCACGTACGGGACCTGCGCGGGCATGATCATGCTCTCGTCGCGCATCGCCGCGGGCATCCCGGGGCAGCAGACCCTCGACGTGCTCGACACGACCGTGCGGCGGAACGCCTTCGGGAGCCAGAACGACTCGTTCGAGATCGACATCCCGATGCCGGAGCTCGGTGAGGCCCCGGTGCACGCCGTGTTCATCCGCGCACCCGTGGTCGAGGAGCACGGCCCGGGGGTCGAGGTCCTCGGGGCGCTCCCGGACGGCCAGGTCGTCGCCGTGCAGCAGGGCAACGTGATCGCCAGCGCGTTCCACCCCGAGGTCGCGGGGGAGGACCGGTTCCACCGGCGCTTCCTCGACCTCGTCCACAGTGTTTGA
- a CDS encoding HIT domain-containing protein: MDQERPGGTEHVPGTGHVADVAGSGAPGTGSGDDPLVIRDAATGAAVRDAFQRLWNPHRMAYIDAGREGRGRGHEDDCPFCEAPRKSDEDALIVARGEHAYVLLNLFPYNNGHLLVCPYRHVPLYDEATADELREMGELTQTAMRVLRAVSHCDGFNIGMNQGEVAGAGVAGHLHQHIVPRWQSDSNFFPIIARTKSMSQLLGETRRLVAEGWSAEH, from the coding sequence ATGGACCAGGAGCGGCCGGGAGGCACCGAGCACGTCCCCGGGACCGGTCACGTCGCCGACGTGGCCGGGTCCGGGGCCCCCGGCACGGGTTCCGGAGACGACCCGCTGGTGATCCGCGACGCCGCGACCGGCGCCGCGGTGCGGGATGCCTTCCAGCGCCTCTGGAACCCGCACCGGATGGCGTACATCGATGCCGGGCGCGAGGGTCGGGGCCGCGGCCACGAGGACGACTGCCCGTTCTGCGAGGCACCCCGCAAGTCCGACGAGGACGCCCTCATCGTCGCCCGCGGGGAGCACGCCTACGTGCTGCTCAACCTGTTCCCGTACAACAACGGCCACCTGCTCGTGTGCCCCTACCGGCACGTGCCGCTGTACGACGAGGCCACAGCGGACGAGCTCCGCGAGATGGGGGAGCTGACGCAGACGGCCATGCGTGTCCTGCGTGCGGTCTCGCACTGCGACGGCTTCAACATCGGCATGAACCAGGGCGAGGTCGCGGGGGCCGGTGTGGCCGGGCACCTCCACCAGCACATCGTCCCGCGGTGGCAGTCCGACTCGAACTTCTTCCCGATCATCGCGCGCACGAAGTCGATGTCGCAGCTGCTCGGCGAGACCCGCCGACTCGTCGCGGAAGGGTGGTCCGCGGAGCACTAG
- a CDS encoding adenine phosphoribosyltransferase, translating to MTETAAALVDRLTAIVPDFPKPGILFRDVTPVFSDPVAFGRVCEALAAPFAVGEGFQAVAGIEARGFALAGGIAAQHQVGVLTVRKAGKLPGEVLSEQYALEYGEAELELRPGQLPQGTRVLVVDDVLATGGTAAATITLLERAGYEAIGFAALLELDGLAGRERVEARVAVTTLGTVPA from the coding sequence GTGACCGAAACCGCAGCTGCCCTCGTCGACCGACTCACCGCGATCGTGCCGGACTTCCCGAAGCCGGGGATCCTGTTCCGCGACGTCACACCCGTGTTCTCGGACCCGGTGGCGTTCGGCCGGGTGTGCGAGGCCCTCGCGGCACCGTTCGCCGTGGGCGAGGGCTTCCAGGCCGTCGCCGGCATCGAGGCCCGTGGCTTCGCCCTCGCCGGGGGCATCGCCGCGCAGCACCAGGTCGGCGTCCTGACCGTCCGCAAGGCCGGGAAGCTCCCGGGCGAGGTGCTCAGCGAGCAGTACGCACTCGAGTACGGCGAGGCCGAGCTCGAGCTGCGCCCCGGTCAGCTGCCGCAGGGCACCCGCGTGCTCGTCGTCGACGACGTCCTCGCGACCGGCGGCACCGCGGCCGCGACGATCACGCTCCTGGAGCGCGCCGGCTACGAGGCCATCGGCTTCGCCGCGCTGCTGGAGCTCGACGGCCTCGCGGGCCGCGAGCGCGTCGAGGCTCGTGTCGCGGTGACCACGCTCGGCACCGTCCCGGCCTGA
- the secD gene encoding protein translocase subunit SecD, protein MARSTPVKKALRSLTWLVILMAVLAGLNTAASILASTTKDDTDKWFAGASWVPELALDLQGGTQLTLAAQNTEGGSVTSQQLNQAVNIIRQRINATGVSESQINTQGTNNIVVSIPGKPDQATIDRIEAAAKLTFRPVLYTEAATNTAVGGSDGASASPTPYTPPASLQATPSTKPTNGSDLSQVTPALQALYTNYNCKAPDDVTAAPDDEPLVTCDQDGAAKYILGPVEVSGSGISNATSGLATDSQGASTGQWAVNLTFSGKSSDDFRDVTSRLVKLQAPQNQFAIVLDGTVITAPASNAAITNGKAQITGNFTADSAKTLADQLKYGALPINFQVQSNENISATLGTAQLVGGLVAGLIGLILVIIYSVIQYRALAFVTVLSLGVAAALTYLVIAIMSWRVDYRLSLAGVAGLIVAIGITADSFIVYFERIRDELRDGRGLEGAVESGWRRALRTILASDSINFLAAVVLYILAVSDVKGFAFTLLLTTLIDVVVVVLFTHPMMQLIARSRFFGEGHKFSGLDPSALGAVYRGRAQFRAPVVDGKRQQRSAGEAQRRQTIAERKAREAAGDNGTTPDGKDD, encoded by the coding sequence GTGGCACGATCGACACCCGTCAAGAAGGCGCTCCGCTCGCTCACCTGGTTGGTGATCCTGATGGCGGTCCTCGCAGGACTCAACACCGCCGCATCGATCCTCGCCAGCACGACGAAGGACGACACCGACAAGTGGTTCGCGGGCGCCAGCTGGGTCCCGGAGCTCGCGCTCGACCTGCAGGGCGGCACGCAGCTGACCCTCGCGGCGCAGAACACCGAGGGTGGCTCGGTCACGAGCCAGCAGCTCAACCAGGCCGTGAACATCATCCGCCAGCGCATCAACGCGACGGGTGTGTCGGAGTCGCAGATCAACACGCAGGGGACGAACAACATCGTCGTCTCGATCCCCGGCAAGCCCGATCAGGCGACCATCGACCGGATCGAAGCAGCGGCGAAGCTGACCTTCCGTCCGGTGCTGTACACCGAGGCCGCCACGAACACCGCCGTCGGTGGCAGCGACGGCGCCTCGGCCTCGCCGACGCCCTACACGCCGCCGGCATCGCTGCAGGCCACGCCGAGCACGAAGCCGACGAACGGCAGCGATCTCTCGCAGGTCACGCCGGCGCTCCAGGCGCTCTACACGAACTACAACTGCAAGGCACCGGACGACGTCACCGCCGCACCGGACGACGAACCGCTCGTGACGTGCGACCAGGACGGCGCCGCGAAGTACATCCTCGGTCCGGTCGAGGTCTCGGGCTCCGGCATCAGCAACGCCACCTCGGGTCTCGCCACCGACTCGCAGGGTGCGTCCACCGGCCAGTGGGCCGTCAACCTGACGTTCTCGGGCAAGAGCTCGGACGACTTCCGCGACGTCACCAGCCGGCTCGTGAAGCTGCAGGCGCCGCAGAACCAGTTCGCGATCGTCCTCGACGGCACGGTCATCACCGCTCCGGCGTCGAACGCGGCCATCACCAACGGCAAGGCGCAGATCACCGGCAACTTCACGGCCGACTCCGCGAAGACCCTCGCGGACCAGCTCAAGTACGGCGCGCTGCCGATCAACTTCCAGGTCCAGTCGAACGAGAACATCTCGGCGACGCTCGGGACCGCACAGCTCGTCGGCGGTCTCGTCGCCGGCCTGATCGGCCTCATCCTGGTGATCATCTACTCGGTCATCCAGTACCGGGCGCTCGCGTTCGTGACGGTCCTGTCGCTCGGGGTCGCAGCAGCCCTGACCTACCTCGTCATCGCGATCATGTCCTGGCGCGTCGACTACCGCCTGTCGTTGGCGGGTGTGGCAGGTCTGATCGTGGCGATCGGCATCACCGCGGACTCGTTCATCGTGTACTTCGAACGCATCCGCGACGAGCTGCGGGACGGCCGCGGTCTCGAGGGTGCCGTCGAGTCCGGATGGCGTCGAGCCCTGCGCACGATCCTCGCGTCGGACTCGATCAACTTCCTCGCCGCCGTGGTCCTGTACATCCTCGCCGTCAGTGACGTGAAGGGCTTCGCGTTCACGCTGCTCCTCACGACCCTGATCGACGTCGTCGTCGTGGTGCTGTTCACGCACCCGATGATGCAGCTCATCGCACGCAGCCGGTTCTTCGGCGAGGGCCACAAGTTCAGCGGGCTCGATCCGAGCGCCCTGGGGGCCGTCTACCGGGGCCGCGCGCAGTTCCGGGCACCGGTCGTGGACGGCAAGCGTCAGCAGCGGAGCGCCGGTGAGGCGCAGCGCCGCCAGACGATCGCCGAGCGGAAGGCCCGCGAAGCCGCGGGCGACAACGGCACGACGCCGGACGGGAAGGACGACTGA